A region of the Hyperolius riggenbachi isolate aHypRig1 chromosome 9, aHypRig1.pri, whole genome shotgun sequence genome:
TTGTTTAGTTTTATTTGATGTCCGATCAGTATCATGTCTGAGGAGGAGCTGCTTTTATGTTTCACATAATGGAGGATGTGAGGTATGGGCACGATTGACTctcattctttatttttttagtttttctataAATGTGGGAAAAGATGCTGACAACTATGCCGTACACTGCAATCCTCGATTCGACCAACACGGAGACATCAAAAAATTAATCCTCAATTCAAAAGAGGGCAATGTTTGGGGCGCAGTAATGAAGAAAGATGCCTTCCCATTCCAGCAGGGGGCAGAGACTTGGGTAAGTTTACACACTGGAGAAATACAGGATGAGGGGagtgaggacttttttttttataatatagcCAGGACGTTCCACGAAAGAATCTCAATAATGTTGCTAGACATATTTACGATCACATGAGACATGGCTCTGGCTGTGAGAGTGGTAGATAGAGGCTCTGGCTGTGAGAGTGGTAGATGTGGGCTCTGGCTGGTAGAGTGGTAGATGGAGGCTCTGGCTGGTAGAGTGGTAGATGTGGGCTCTGGCTGGGAGAGTGGTAGATGTGGGCTCTGGCTGTGGGAGTGGAAGATGGAGGCTCTGGCTGTGGGAGTGGTAGATAGGAGCCCTGGCTGGGAGAAGGGTAGATGGGGGCTCTGGCTGGGAGAGTGGTAGATGGGGGCTCTGGCTGGGAGAGTGGTAGATGTGGGCTCTGGCTGGGAGAGTGGTAGATGTGGGCTCTGGCTGTGGGAGTGGTAGATGGAGGCTCTGGCTGTGGGAGTGGTAGATAGGAGCCCTGGCTGGGAGAAGGGTAGATGGGGGCTCTGGCTGGGAGAGTGGTAGATGGAGGCTCTGGCTGTGAGAGTGGTAGATGGGGGCTCTGGCTATGAGGGTAGTAAATGGGGGCTCTGGCTGTAAGAGTGGTAGGTGGGTGCTCTGGCTGTGAGAGTGGTAGATGGGAGCTCTGGCTGGGAGAGTGGTAGATGAGGGCTCTGGCTGGGAGAGTGGTAGATGGGAGCTCTGGCTGTGAGGGTGGTAGATGAGGGCTCTGGCTGGGAGAGTGGTAGATGGGAGCTCTGGCTGGGAGAGTAATAGATGAGGGCCCTGGCTGGGAGAGTGGTAGATGGGAGCTCTGGCTGGGAGAGTGGTAGATGAGGGCTCTGGCTGGGAGAGTGGTAGATAGGAGCCCTGGCTGTGAGGGTGGTAGATGAGGGCTCTGACTGGGAGAGTGGTAGATGAGGGCTCTGGCTGAAAGAGTGGTGCATAGGAGCCCTGGCTGTGAGGGTGGTAGATGAGGGCTCTGACTGGGAGAGTGGTAGATGAGGGCTCTGGCTGGGAGAGTGGTAGATGTGGGCTCTGGCTGTGAGGGTGGTAGATGAGGGCTCTGACTAGGAGAGTGGTAGATGGAGGCTCTGGCTGGGAGAGTGGTAGATGAGGGCTCTGGCTGGGAGAGTGGTAGATAGGAGCCCTGGCTGTGAGGGTGGTAGATGAGGGCTCTGACTGGGAGAGTGGTAGATGAGGGCTCTGGCTGGGAGAGTGGTAGATAGGAGCCCTGGCTGTGAGGGTGGTAGATGAGGGCTCTGACTGGGAGAGTGGTAGATGAGGGCTCTGGCTGGGAGAGTGGTAGATGTGTGCTCTGGCTGGGAGAGTGATAGATGTGGGCTCTGGCTGTGGGAGTGGTAGATGTGTGCTCTGGCTGGGAGAGTGGTAGATGAGGGTTCTGGCTGGGAGAGTGGTAGATGTGTGCTCTGCCTGGGAGAGTGGTAGATGGGGACTATTGCTGGGAGAGTGGTAGATGTGGGCTCTGGCCACGAGGGTGGTAGATGGGGGCTCTGTCTGTGAGAGTGGTAGATGGGGGCTCTGGCTGCGAGGGTGATAAATGGGGGCTCTGGCTGGGAGGGTGGTAGATGGGGGCTCAGGCTGGGAAATTCCCACactataaacataaaaaaaaaaattgggaaaataggaaaaaaatgccagggatcttcatacagccatattgcggctgtatagcaatccctggccaaagcgctgcggctgcgtatggaccccctggaaaccccgtcaggaaatttattgctctttcttttgatacatgtaaaattacactaccgttaggtactaaaagtgacatttaccgcatttagaagtatacttttttccttcgaaactttaaaatcgattttctcaaaaactataaggtctttttgaaaaattgttttttcctcttattcccaatgatctccttaacatatcctgcaaatagggtttctagaatttaaggtggatttgctattaaccattaaagtcggctggtttttaaatgtgtattttatttcctttgatactttaaaatcgattttctcaaaaactataaggtcgatttgaattttttttcctcttgtagccactgggggcccctacaagctctggggccctgggacagctgcctcctttgcctctatggtagcgccggccatgGCCAAACTCATTACTGATGCATTTACTTGACCCACTGATATAAGAGTTTGGCTATCGTATACCCAAACTCATTACCGATTGTTTCTGCTGTCCCTGCCTCTTTGTGCACTCACCTATATCATGGCATTAAGAGGCCACGCTATTGCTGATTGCCTGCAACAAATTTAAGCATCTACTGCCCCCATAACCGCAAATTAGCATTGTGGTCTATTGGGGAGCCAAAAGACAAAAAGAGCCCGTACACAAAAAATCCCTGTTTcccctgtatttatttaaaaaaaaatcttgccatAGAAGCATGCCTGTGTGACTGCAATTCTTCAAATGGTAAGTAAGGTTAATTAACTACGGTTTCAGCAACTCCTACCGTGTTCCTGAAAAGTCCAGGTTTGCTGGAACATTTACATTCTCCTATGCTTGTGCTGTCCAGTGAAGAACCGTAGTTACTAAATCTGTGTCTCCTTTGTCTTCAGGTCTTCTTTAGGTACCTGGAGGACGGCATTGTTGTATGTTTATCATCAGGAGAACAATTCGCATTTCCATTACGCTTCCCATTGGAAGAGATCTCATATGTGTCCCTGATGGGTCTCCAGCTCACAAGCTTCTCAATAGAATAAATAAGAACCCAGCAGCATAGACAGGTCTTCTTTCCATCTGTAGACCTCTTTCTCACCCATGTGGCAGCCTCTAACTGGAGAATGCTGCTGAAAAATGGCTATGAAGACCTGTGAAAGCAaaaacattaacctccctggcggtgcatttccgtCTGGATTTATGAGtttaaaagcggtacatttttttttcaagaatattaggcgtccaattcttaagtcataactcaccaaaatatgtcagaataaaagcctggtagacattctgcatataaataaaagactggaacacaaaattgttgaaataattacatttatcagtaaattgaaaaaatagcaaaactgtacaaataaggcactcGATTATAATACActatgtacatacagtacagtatatacctaatacacctcccgcgTGTGGTATATCTTAAAACAGGGAGGGAATGGCACACAGGGCAACATTACAATCAGAGCAGTACATATGTATGTAGGAGGCACGGCGCTCAACTCTGGCATCTGTTGAGGTCTGATACTTAATGCAGATACATTCACAAATCTTCCAGATAAAATCTGCATGAGTTACTGGCCTGTCACTGCACTGTTTGTACAGGATGTACGCATTCCACAGACTTTGTTCCAGGAGATGCCAAAATATGTTTTTGTAATAATTCTTCTGTTTGTGGACTGCGGAGTAGAAAGTCATCGCCTGGTCGGCTCTGTCCACACCACCCATGGTGTTGTTGTAATCCAGCACATCTTGAGGCTTGCCGAAGAATTACCTCTTGTTCTGGTGGTGACAGTCGAAGTGTCATGTACTGTGCGAAGGAGAAAGACATCTTTCTTGTCACGACAGCGGACAGCAAACATTTTTCCCTTCTGCCAAGCAACAATGTCCCCAGTTTTGAGTTTTTGTTTGGCGAAAGTTGTTAGCATTTCTCGCCTACTGAATCCAACTCCGTCTCCCTTTGTAGGTCATCAGGCTTTCATCAACACTTATGTCCCTCTGAGGTACGGATGTTGTCAACTACCAGCTGATAAACCTCCCCAATTTTTTTGAGCTTTGGCGCAGGGTGGGTGGACTCATCAAAGGTGTCATTGTCTGCAAAATGCAAAACATTTCATTATAAGTCCGAAACGGTATTCAGACATTACCGTGCCACAGAAAGGGGTAGCAATGATCTTATTTGTAGACCAATAgcatttctgcaggggcttccccaccacccaCTGCATAATAATCAGTCCGAGGAAAAGTCGCTAGTCCTCCTTGGTGACCAGCTTCTAGATCTGGCTCCTTGAAAAGCGCCCTTGTGGAGCAGGCAGTTTTTGTGTGGCGCAGAGGTTTGCCTCCACTACTATTTTCTCAATGACAGCATCATTGAAAAAGAGCTGCAAGTAGGCCAGGGTGTTGTGCTCGCACTCTAtcttcaggccaggctccccagtaaaagaGAAACGTTGGGGCGGTGGCGGAGCATGATTAGTGTCAATTGGGCACCAAACCCATACATCACTAATATTGGTGTCGGTGGTGATGAAGTCACTGTCGCTCTTGCTACCCGAGTTAGATGACAGATCTCCAGGTGCTTCGCTGTCACTCGAGTCCGCCAGCGACTGCAGATCAGGATCGCTGTCCTCAAACTCCATCAGTGCTCCTGGTGTGAGACGGCTTGAGGCTGACACCATAGCAGGTGACGGGCAGGTGacaggcagagaatagtcaaatCCAGGCACAGGTCGGTACAGGCCACAGGCaaagagaatagtcaaaatccaggcagaggtcagtacaggcagcaggcaaacaGAATAGTTGAAATCGAgacagaggtcggtacaggcagcaggcagagagtggtCAAAATCcatgcaaaaatcggtaacagataATAATCCAAAGAATAAGGCAGATCACACAGATCACAGCACTTGTTCAGAAGCAgcagggaaccaaatggctactaTGCATTGGGTTCAAATGTATTTGAcacatttgtatacaatacatGCAAAAAATGGTCCAAtaacctttaaggatttgtaaatTTCCCGCACCACCCCCTCCGACATCACACGGACCCTACGTCACACCGCACCACAGCTACTCTCCTAATCTGATTGGCCGTTGGGACCTCGGAAGAAGAGCAGGAATATGGGGATCCCGGCGTCCGAAGAATAAAGCTTGATGCCGGGGagggaggctggagtcccgctgcgcagcaccGATCGCCCGTGGGACTTCTAAACTGCAGCAAACACAGGCATTTCACTGTCCCAAGCTGAGCACAGGATTACCACTCTGGGCAATGTTTTCCTACTcctagctcagctcggggttaccgccagggaggtcaaCACCTGaagagtttgttttttttaaagttagataCAGTACTTTCTTTGGTAGTGTAGAGCCTCtggatcaggctttctcaaccagggtccccccccccccccccccgtgaataTGATAGTCCTGCAGAGatgggcagccgcagcgggggagaatgactgcaccagatgactcacattcacctattgcgatccaagcaatagaggtcccgtcattcggagaccatctgtctcctctagagtgccgccgctctgttactactactattactacttcctacttcctgtctgatctgagaatcaggaagttcagagccagAGGGGACACTGTaacagagacagatgggttttggATGACGGGACCTATATCGCTTGGATCACGGATAGGTGAGTGGGCGTttgtcatctgctgctatcattcttgcccgctgcagctgtggctctctgtgggagaggagggaggagcgcACAGTAGCAAGAGGGGGACCCAGGAGAAGAGCTTGTCTCTGAAGACAGCAGCGGGTGGCGTCTTTCGACAGGATGGCGAGAGCTGGATTATGTGCtggtggggcccctttgactctgaatggggccccaagcaactgcttctgttgcctggtcggtaatccggccctggcagggTCCCGCTAAGgttaaaaggttgagaaaggttgCTCTGGatattccagaggcttcccacggaAATCCGATAtaccgcaactcggtaattttagctcaatcacagaactcagaaacattggaccaatcagagaatgtagactTTTTTCCCACGAAAATTGTACTGctgcggtaattttagaccactCACAAAACTTGGATGCTACCAAGTTTTCCTGAGTCTTgtcattggcctaaaatttctgtggtattccgattacgaaaaaaatctgcattctctgattggtccaatacacttgcaaaaaatgacaaaaaaaaagactccttggaaaAAACCTAAATCAGAAGATTGGAAATCGGCagaatcagaaatcggcatttctgacCAACTGTACCTAGATCCTCTTGCACTCCATAGCTCCTGTAAAGGGTCACGCTAAATTAATTTGACTTGCGCCAGTCAAATAAATTTCTTCTAACAGCTCCAGGCTGTGCACAAGCAACCAAGGATGCATCCTGTGCATCCTGACCGACCATGTACAAGTGAGGTCCACCCAATGGATCCCAGCTCAGCATCTCATGCACAGAAAAGAGCTGTGCACAAGATACTGGGCTTCACTTAGCTGGGCATGTGGGGACCTTCTTCTCGAAAGCCCAAAATGGAATTTACTCATCCACAGAAACTTATTTGTCTGTTGAGAATCAAAAAAGTTTAGAGGGACTCTTTGCTTAAAAAGGGAACTGTAGAGGCCCTTACACATGCAACGGGCAATATCATTGCAATACAGGGAATGCTATTCCTATGGGGCAGGTTCAGAAAggttaagggcccatttacacttaatcagttggtgtgcgttagtgtgcattagtacaCGTTTGTTCCATagaagtgcattgtgaaaaagatttcagttaaaatgcgttaaagtggatccgagatgaacttttactcatagcataattgtgttcctttccatttgtttatagggcattcctcaagccaaatacttttttgtttttgttttaatactctaattccctataaacgaaacaagcctcgcccacaggttttcagagagccttggcactgtggcaagggctcatgggagctcagtctgggcaggaggaggggaggtattactatccagagatttcagaaagaggggaggagggaggagaaggggggattagttttgtttttttacaggctgagtgctgaagatgtttacaaacaacatggctgctgtcattgtatcacaggaagaaataatcatattttattgaagctgtttgcagctagatatgctgtgtaaactatctaaagtaaactttagataatatatatagacaagttacttgttatagttagtttttcatctcggatccactccaaggcctcgattcaccaagcggtgataactcagttatcacgcctaaaggactttaggcgtgatgaccttttcaccactgagttatcaccgctttttcctgctcttcgcgcgaagttaccgcgcgaacgcgcgttcgcgcgtacgcgcgtgagagcgcgcgcaaagtcccatagggtttaatgggagcttcgcgcgaagcgtcgggtgctgcgcgcgcacttacgcgcctacgcgcgaacgcgcgtacgcgcggtaacttcgcgcgaagcccttcttatcatgcctaaactgagtttaggcgtgataagggccttttcaccacggtgctaacactttgcaccgcttggtgaatcgagccccaagtgtgaaaggtgccataggagaacatagcaaccacacaatctaaaacagatgattgtcaggagtgctTTGAATAGGCCACAACAAAACGGAAAATCACCCTGCTGACaaaaaaggtgtgggacctgcagacacatttactccactgacaggttaacgataccagattcacaacaggagtacagagtacaaggcacattttcctgtgaatccaccaatctggtatatctaatcatgtgtgctaaatgccccaattgtCAGGACTTGCTGATATAGGATTCAGGTACACACTATATGCAAATGCGGGCGACtaactaaagccccatctacacggggcgatgtgtcttatcaattgagccgctccctgcatcgtcacagcagcagcgccgggcgcgctgctgtgatacactgacactctgagaaataagaggaacgcggattaggaagcggccgctgtctaagaaggtaaaatagcagcggcggccgcggggggagcggggaggggggggagcggggcgcggaccacccgaccacccaccactagaccaccagggaagactcgcatacaagccgaccccccaacttttggcgcaACACccgccgcttcgcgcgaagctcccattaaaccctatgggactttgcacgcgctcttacgcgcgtacgcgcgaacgcgcttacgcgcggtaacttcgcgcgaagagcaggaaaaatcggtgataactcagtggtgaaaagttcatcacgcctaaagtcttttaggcgtgataactgggttatcaccgctttgtgaatcgaggcctttaggcgtgataaccttttcaccactgagttatcaccgctttttcctgctcttcgcgcgaagttaccgcgcgtacgcgcgtgagcgcgcgcgcaaagtcccatagggcttaatgggagcttcgcgcggtaacttcgcgcgagtttcttcttatcatgcctaaagtgagtttaggcgtgataagggccttttcaccagcgtgcaaacactttgcaccgctttgtgaatcgagcccctaaacttatcgggcctgattcacaaagcggtgctaacagttagcaccctggtgaaaagccctttatcacgcctaaactcagtttaagcgtgataagtttaggtgtgataagtttaggtgtgataagtttaggcatgataagtttaggtgtgataagtttaggcatgctaagtttaagcgccaactgcgttagcaccgcagtgcacagctgatcaaaagttttacgctagcaaagactggtgcactttgtataaagtttaatggcgctgctttgcgtgcgggactttgcaagcgatctaaacttatctaaacttagcatgcctaaacttatcacacctaaacttatcacacctagggcttgattcacaaagcggtgctaactgttagcacgcctgtgaaaacccccttagcacgtctaaacaaacttttcgcgcataaaactttatgcgcataaaactttacgcgcgcaaaactttacgcgcgcactgcacagagcgcagggcgctccgtgcgaagtgcccattaaagcctatgggacttagcgcgcataaaactttgtcaAAGttggcgcgcgatctgattgagaaatcctgtgctaacctacttagcaccctggttagcacgtctaaaggctttagacgtgctaagtaggttagcaccgctttgtgaatcaagcccctaaacttatcacgcctaaactggcttttcaccagcatggtgcaatggttatcatgcctaaagtcttttaggcatgctaactgggttagcaccgctttgtgaatcgagcccctagacttatcacacctagggctcgattcacaaagcggtgctaacccagttagcatgcctaaaagactttaggcatgataaccattgcaccatgctggtgaaaagccagtttaagggctcgatttaccaagcggtgcaaagtgttagcaccgtggtgaaaaggccctcttcacgcctaaagtcactttaggcatgataagaagggcttcgcgcgaagtttccgcgcgtaaagttttgcgcgcgctcccgcgtgcgtgcgcgcgaagcgcccctcacttcgcgcgatgcgcccattaaaccctatgggactttgcgcgcgcgcctgtgcgggtgcgcgcgcaaaactttgcgcgcgataacttcgcgcgaagtgcagccaaaaacggtgctaactcagtggtgaagaggtcatcacgcctaaagtcctttaggcgtgataactgggttagcaccgcttggtgaatcgagccccaggtgtgataagtttaggcatgataagtttagataagtttagatcgcttgcaaagtcccgcacgcaaagcagcgccattaaactttatacaaagtgcaccagtctttgctagcgtaaagcttttgatcagctgtgcactgcggtgctaacgcagttgccgcttaaacttatcatgcctaaacttatcacacctaaacttatctcacctaaacttatcatgcc
Encoded here:
- the LOC137531600 gene encoding galectin-1-like — encoded protein: MAFKGAVVTNLHLKPSQGVRVKGYIAEDCKVFSINVGKDADNYAVHCNPRFDQHGDIKKLILNSKEGNVWGAVMKKDAFPFQQGAETWVFFRYLEDGIVVCLSSGEQFAFPLRFPLEEISYVSLMGLQLTSFSIE